A genomic region of Thunnus albacares chromosome 2, fThuAlb1.1, whole genome shotgun sequence contains the following coding sequences:
- the si:dkey-193c22.1 gene encoding probable isoprenylcysteine alpha-carbonyl methylesterase ICME, with product MSGLKYHVSLPVAVGALLVGLPYSISLAAQWLYGWPNKPGYKKYVEALKPRRIYCLTRAVLETLKYLQYGRLYFQWKSWYKNDENRKHYEKGITFGRRSNKLDLYHPPRLGKSEDVPAPLVIFIYGGAWGSGERAIYCLLARQMAEELSATVICPDYCTYPKGNVLGMVQDIADCLVWAQESGQKFNFDKDNIVLIGHSAGAHLCALTTLFLTDSREELFIEATKQQDITLAIRGVIGLSGVYNIMDHYEHEQKRAIEYVSTMHKAMNGVENFPYYSPTHMLRKLSQDKLNRVPPFALLHGTSDIIVPVESSTKFSELLTSLSVRVSLYLLPRVDHTEIVTDLMASDRRFYHPIYSCIKQEYRKLLGTC from the exons AT gTCAGGGTTGAAATACCACGTCTCTCTGCCTGTGGCTGTGGGCGCCCTATTGGTGGGTCTTCCATACTCCATCTCTCTAGCAGCCCAGTGGCTATATGGCTGGCCCAATAAGCCTGGATATAAGAAATACGTAGAAGCTCTAAAACCAAG GCGAATATACTGTTTGACCAGAGCTGTGCTGGAAACACTTAAATACCTACAGTATGGGAGACTTTACTTTCAGTGGAAGTCATGGTACAAGAATGACGAAAACCGTAAGCATTATGAGAAG GGCATCACATTTGGTCGTCGAAGCAACAAACTGGACCTGTACCATCCGCCCAGGTTGGGTAAGTCTGAGGATGTGCCGGCACCATTGGTCATTTTCATCTACGGAGGTGCATGGGGCTCTGGAGAAAGAGCCATTTACTGTTTGTTGGCCAGACAGATGGCTGAAGAACTAAGTGCAACTGTCATATGTCCCGACTACTGCACATATCCAAAG GGGAATGTTTTAGGGATGGTACAGGATATTGCTGACTGCTTGGTTTGGGCCCAAGAGAGTGGACAGAAGTTCAACTTTGACAAA GACAACATAGTGTTAATTGGCCATTCAGCTGGTGCACATTTATGTGCACTGACCACACTCTTTCTCACTGACTCAAGAGAGGAGCTTTTCATAGAGGCAACCAAGCAGCAGGACATTACACTTGCAATAAGAGGAGTTATTG GTCTTAGTGGCGTCTACAACATCATGGACCATTACGAGCACGAGCAGAAGCGAGCGATTGAATACGTTTCCACCATGCACAAAGCCATGAATGGCGTAGAGAACTTCCCGTACTACTCGCCCACACACATGCTGCGGAAGTTGAGCCAGGACAAACTGAACAG AGTGCCTCCATTCGCTTTGCTCCACGGTACCAGTGACATTATCGTACCCGTTGAATCTTCCACAAAGTTCTCTGAGCTCCTCACCTCGCTGTCTGTGCGGGTGTCGCTCTACCTGCTGCCCAGAGTCGACCACACTGAGATCGTCACCGACCTCATGGCGTCAGACAGACGCTTCTACCATCCCATCTACAGCTGTATCAAACAGGAGTACAGAAAACTTCTGGGAACCTGCTGA